The DNA segment taCTGATCTACAGATCAGTTAACGTTATTGTGTTTTAACCTAATCAGCTACAAATCTGTTGATGTAAAAACACTTTGctgtataaatgtaaaaagcattttcacaaaatggCAAGATTTGATACCAGTCCAGTGTTTACTGAACAACTCTGCACAAATATTAAATTCAGCATACTACAGGTTCCtgttttgaagtaattttataataaaaaaagtgtgataAGTTTCCAAATAAGTCCATCTGCTTTTAAATGTTAGCTGTCTTCGCAGAAGTTTTATTCtgcatcatcatcctcatcatccttTTCCTCCACAGGCTCTTCCTCACCAGCCAAACTCTCAAACTCGCCTGTCTCCGAGTTCCACATACATTTGATCTGGACTTTAAATTCTGCCATCTCAATGGCAAACAGTTTCTGTGAACACAaaagataaaactgttttagcttatgaaaaaagaaaaagtttcagatTCACCTGAAGTCAAAACCTTACCAGAAGCCGAGCTTGTTCAGGAGTCAGAACGTCCCCTTCTTTGCAGACATCGTAGGCTTTGAGAAGCGTTACCACTCCTGTGAAAAAGATTCAAAACTGGCATTAATTATTTCAATGAAAGTACTATTTTCAGACAAACTCTTTGAATGAATATGCCGAGTTCATTGGCGTACCCGCCTAGCAACAACacaaatgtattattaaaaccaaattaGCCAACCTGTAAGGTTTTCCACTGTTATTGGCACATCTAGTAAAGATGTAAAGAATTTGTATTGCAACTTTTTCCCCCAAGTTTACCCTGCTGTTCATATTCTCACCTTTCTTTAAAGCAGTGGGAAGTCCCAGCTGCCTCAGTTGAGGCTCCATTGAGTGAGGAAACTGTTCAAGAGGACCTTCTTCCAGCGTTACGTCCATCTGTGCCTGGTTGCCTGCGCGAGCGTAGTCCGTGTCTTTGAAATGGTTAAAATATCTGCAAGCAAAGCCCAACATGCAGCCGTCCTATGAGCAGATTATAGATAAGAACTGGAA comes from the Gambusia affinis linkage group LG07, SWU_Gaff_1.0, whole genome shotgun sequence genome and includes:
- the mrto4 gene encoding mRNA turnover protein 4 homolog, producing MPKSKRDKKISLTKTAKKGLESKQKLIEELRKCVDTYRNLFIFSVENMRNNKLKDVRTAWKHSRFFFGKNKVMIVALGKGQTDEYKDNLHKVSKYLRGEVGALFTNKTKDEVQEYFNHFKDTDYARAGNQAQMDVTLEEGPLEQFPHSMEPQLRQLGLPTALKKGVVTLLKAYDVCKEGDVLTPEQARLLKLFAIEMAEFKVQIKCMWNSETGEFESLAGEEEPVEEKDDEDDDAE